One region of Manis pentadactyla isolate mManPen7 chromosome 9, mManPen7.hap1, whole genome shotgun sequence genomic DNA includes:
- the LOC118912114 gene encoding LOW QUALITY PROTEIN: olfactory receptor 52I1-like (The sequence of the model RefSeq protein was modified relative to this genomic sequence to represent the inferred CDS: inserted 1 base in 1 codon) — protein sequence MPWIPYNHTVETPATFLLVGISGLQSSHLWLAXLSAMYATSLLGNTLIMTVIWMDSTLQEPMYFFLCVLAAVDIVMASSVVPKMVSIFSSGDSSISFNDCFTQMYFVHAATAVETGLLLAMAFDRYVAIYKPLYYKRILTPQVMLGKSVTVTIRAVIFMTPLSWMVSHLPFCGSKVVLHSYCEHIAVAKLSCADPMHSNLYSLSGTSIIVGSDVAFIAASYYLILQAVFRLSSKNAQLKALSTCGSHIGVMALYYLPGMASIYMAWLEKDTVPLHTQVLLADLDVVIPSTLNPIIYGLRTKQVRAQTWSLLTDRSSSTWLHEQKLYPDLKHSC from the exons ATGCCGTGGATACCCTACAACCACACAGTGGAAACCCCTGCCACCTTCCTCCTTGTGGGTATCTCAGGTTTGCAGTCGTCACATCTTTGGCTGG ATCTGAGTGCCATGTATGCCACATCCCTGTTGGGAAACACCCTCATAATGACTGTAATCTGGATGGACTCCACTCTACAAGAgcccatgtatttcttcctgtGTGTTCTGGCTGCTGTGGACATTGTAATGGCCTCCTCTGTAGTACCCAAGATGGTGAGCATTTTCTCCTCAGGAGACAGCTCCATCAGCTTTAATGATTGTTTCACTCAGATGTATTTTGTCCACGCAGCCACAGCTGTGGAAACAGGGCTGCTACTGGCCATGGCGTTTgatcgctatgtggccatctaTAAGCCCTTATACTACAAGAGAATTCTCACACCTCAAGTGATGCTGGGAAAAAGTGTGACCGTCACCATCAGAGCTGTCATATTCATGACTCCACTGAGTTGGATGGTTAGTCACCTACCATTCTGTGGCTCCAAAGTGGTTCTCCATTCCTACTGTGAGCACATAGCTGTGGCTAAGTTATCATGTGCTGACCCCATGCATAGTAATCTCTACAGTCTGAGTGGTACATCCATTATTGTAGGCTCTGATGTGGCCTTCATTGCTGCCTCGTATTACCTGATTCTCCAGGCAGTATTTCGTCTCTCTTCAAAGAATGCTCAGTTAAAAGCATTAAGCACATGTGGCTCCCACATTGGGGTTATGGCTCTATACTACCTACCTGGGATGGCATCCATCTACATGGCTTGGCTAGAGAAGGACACAGTGCCTTTGCACACACAAGTGCTATTAGCTGACTTAGATGTGGTCATTCCCTCCACCTTAAACCCCATCATTTATGGCCTGAGGACAAAACAGGTACGAGCACAAACATGGAGCTTGCTGACTGACAGGTCCTCTTCGACCTGGCTTCATGAACAGAAACTCTATCCAGATCTCAAACATTCCTGCTAA
- the TRIM68 gene encoding E3 ubiquitin-protein ligase TRIM68 produces the protein MDPAALVEAVVEEVACPICMTFLREPVSIDCGHSFCQSCLSGLWEVPGESQNWSYTCPLCRAPVQPRNLRPNWQLASVVEKVRLLGLHAGMGLKGDMCELHREQPKIFCKEDGLIMCEACSRSPEHETHSIVPMEDVAWEYKWKLHEALDHLRKEQEEAWKLEVGERKRTANWKIQVETRRQSIMWEFEKYRQLLNQNQPPGRQLEVEAASALASLEQEEAETMYKLELNRSELIQQSQVLWKMIAELEERSQRPVRWMLQGIQDVLNRIKSWSLQRPELVSLELKTVCRVLGLRELLKTYAADVCLDPDTAYCRLIVSEDKKCVCYGDIKQNLPDNPERFYRYNIVLGSQCISSGRHYWEVEVGDRSEWGLGVCKENVDRKEVVYLSPHYGFWVIRLRKGNEYRAGTDEYPLLSLPVPPRRVGVFLDYEAHDISFYNVTDNGSHIFTFPRYPFPGRLLPYFSPCYSIGATNTAPLAICSLDEN, from the exons ATGGATCCTGCAGCCTTGGTAGAAGCCGTTGTGGAAGAAGTGGCCTGTCCCATCTGCATGACCTTCCTGAGGGAGCCCGTAAGCATCGACTGTGGCCACAGCTTCTGCCAGAGCTGTCTCTCTGGACTCTGGGAGGTTCCAGGAGAATCCCAGAACTGGAGTTACACCTGTCCCCTCTGCCGGGCACCTGTCCAGCCAAGGAACCTTCGGCCTAATTGGCAGCTGGCCAGTGTTGTAGAAAAAGTCCGTCTGCTGGGGCTGCATGCAGGAATGGGGCTGAAGGGGGATATGTGTGAGCTCCATAGGGAACAGCCAAAAATATTCTGCAAAGAGGATGGCCTGATCATGTGTGAAGCCTGCAGCCGGTCCCCTGAGCATGAGACCCACAGCATCGTGCCCATGGAGGATGTCGCCTGGGAGTATAAG tggaaGCTTCATGAGGCTCTGGATCATCTGAGGAAAGAGCAAGaagaggcctggaagctggaagttGGTGAGAGGAAACGAACAGCCAACTGGAAG ATACAAGTGGAAACCCGAAGGCAGAGTATCATGTGGGAGTTTGAGAAATACCGGCAGTTACTAAATCAAAATCAGCCACCAGGTCGGCAGCTGGAAGTAGAAGCAGCCTCAGCTCTGGCCAGCCTAGAGCAGGAAGAGGCAGAGACCATGTATAAACTAGAGCTGAATCGCAGTGAGCTCATCCAGCAGAGCCAGGTCCTGTGGAAGATGATTGCAGAGCTGGAAGAAAGGTCTCAGAGGCCTGTCCGCTGGATGCTGCAG ggTATTCAGGATGTCTTAAACAG GATCAAGTCTTGGAGCCTGCAGAGGCCAGAACTAGTTTCCCTGGAGCTGAAGACAGTTTGCCGTGTGCTGGGGCTAAGAGAGCTCCTGAAGACGTATGCAG CTGATGTGTGCCTGGATCCAGACACTGCTTATTGCCGCCTTATCGTGTCTGAGGACAAAAAATGCGTGTGTTATGGAGACATCAAGCAGAATCTGCCTGACAATCCTGAAAGATTTTACCGCTACAATATCGTCCTAGGCAGCCAGTGCATCTCGTCAGGCCGGCACTACTGGGAGGTGGAAGTGGGAGACAGGTCTGAATGGGGACTGGGAGTGTGTAAAGAAAATGTGGACCGGAAGGAGGTGGTCTATTTATCCCCCCACTATGGATTCTGGGTAATAAGGCTGAGGAAGGGAAATGAGTACCGGGCAGGCACCGATGAATACCCCCTGCTGTCCTTGCCAGTCCCTCCCCGCCGGGTGGGAGTCTTCCTAGATTATGAGGCCCACGATATCTCCTTCTACAATGTGACTGACAATGGCTCGCACATTTTCACTTTCCCCCGCTATCCTTTCCCTGGGCGCCTGCTGCCCTACTTTAGTCCTTGCTACAGCATTGGAGCCACCAACACTGCTCCTCTGGCCATATGCTCCCTGGACGAGAACTAA